In Diorhabda sublineata isolate icDioSubl1.1 chromosome 4, icDioSubl1.1, whole genome shotgun sequence, a single window of DNA contains:
- the LOC130442595 gene encoding proton-coupled folate transporter-like isoform X1, giving the protein MRQTQAKAVAGMTCQVLRKSKRKMVGSADTKSEAEKKASKEKEANFIDANMTWKDRYNFFVENITVEPMLACYIVPSVLASLATQNLNLEKACRVNLGYSPEVCDALTERRTENYTMEEREVQQLVASMGVWKTVLQSALPAFLIMFIGSWSDRWGKRKPCMLFPIVGEFMTVVGLMVCTYFFQELPMEVSGFIEGFFPAITGGWFTMFMGIFSYIGDVTTLDVRTLRIGIVNVFCSLGIPIGLALSGILYKKIGFYGTFSVSAVMYIMAFYYGYKSIKEPKKLDRPTLPNQPCALIRDFFDVKHLLDTFRVAFKKGENKRRKKVMLLMLVVMVVIGPMHGEMSVGYLFTRYRFNWDEVDFSIFSTYSMVTNLIGTSFSVGVFSHVLKFDDAIIGIYSSMSKILSSFVYGFAKTSLVFYLGAIVEILNGTSFIAMRSIASKLVPTDELGKVNSLFGVCEALMPLLYGPMYNATYAATIQAMPGAFYILGGILTVPAVIIFAWMYLQSCREAKESSKLNHEKRNSVVANVILNTAVRETQIVVPIDVSTGNGVTNNKTQENGTIKDSKQNGVIHKVDENIEGAVGDGEGIKNLAFNMEEN; this is encoded by the exons GTTTTGAGGAAATCGAAGAGAAAAATGGTCGGGTCTGCCGATACCAAGTCGGAGGCCGAGAAAAAGGCATCAAAAGAAAAAGAAGCCAATTTCATAGACGCTAACATGACTTGGAAAGACcgttataattttttcgttGAAAATATAACAGTAGAACCAATGTTAGCTTGTTATATAGTACCTAGTGTTTTAGCTAGTCTTGCCACTCAGAATTTGAATCTTGAAAAAGCTTGCCGAGTAAATTTAGGCTATTCTCCGGAAGTATGTGATGCATTAACTGAAAGAAGAACAGAAAACTATACAATGGAGGAACGAGAAGTACAGCAATTGGTAGCCAGTATGGGTGTATGGAAAACAGTGCTACAAAGTGCTTTACCGGCGTTCCTTATCATGTTCATTGGATCATGGAGTGATAGATGGGGTAAAAGAAAACCTTGCATGTTGTTTCCCATTGTTGGTGAATTCATGACGGTTGTGGGACTTATGGTATGTACATACTTTTTTCAAGAATTACCCATGGAAGTGAGTGGGTTTATAGAGGGATTTTTCCCAGCTATAACCGGCGGATGGTTCACCATGTTTATGGGTATATTCAGTTATATTGGTGATGTAACAACCCTAGATGTGCGAACGTTAAGAATCGGTATAGTTAATGTATTTTGCTCCCTCGGCATACCAATCGGACTTGCATTAAGTggaattctatataaaaaaatcggtttttacGGTACATTTTCTGTGTCCGCAGTTATGTACATAATGGCATTCTATTACGGCTATAAATCTATCAAGGAACCTAAAAAATTAGACCGGCCCACGTTGCCAAATCAACCTTGTGCTCTTATTCGAGACTTTTTTGACGTAAAGCATCTTCTAGATACTTTTAGAGTTGCTtttaaaaaaggagaaaataaaagaagaaagaagGTGATGCTGCTGATGCTTGTTGTAATGGTAGTTATCGGACCGATGCACg GTGAAATGAGTGTTGGATACCTTTTTACAAGATACAGATTCAATTGGGACGAAGTTGATTTCAGTATATTCTCAACATATAGTATGGTTACGAACTTAATAG GAACTTCATTTTCAGTCGGAGTTTTCAGCCATGTCCTGAAATTTGATGATGCGATTATTGGAATTTACTCATCGATGAGCAAAATACTCTCGAGTTTTGTGTATGGATTTGCAAAGACATCACTAGTCTTCTATTTAG GTGCCATAGTTGAGATTCTAAATGGAACGTCGTTTATTGCGATGCGATCGATAGCTTCGAAATTGGTGCCCACGGATGAACTTG GAAAAGTAAATTCTCTCTTTGGAGTTTGCGAAGCACTAATGCCATTATTGTATGGACCTATGTACAATGCCACTTATGCTGCAACTATCCAAGCTATGCCGggagctttttatattttgggaGGAATTTTAACTGTACCTGCGGTTATAATTTTCGC ttgGATGTATCTTCAGTCTTGTCGTGAAGCCAAGGAATCTTCAAAATTAAATCACGAGAAACGTAACAGTGTAGTTGCAAATGTTATACTGAATACAGCAGTAAGAGAAACTCAAATAGTAGTACCAATCGATGTTTCTACAGGTAATGGTGTGACTAATAATAAAACTCAAGAAAATGGCACGATAAAAGATTCAAAACAAAACGGTGTGATACATAAAGTCGACGAAAATATAGAAGGAGCTGTTGGTGATGGTGAAGGTATCAAAAACCTAGCTTTTAATAtggaagaaaattaa
- the LOC130442595 gene encoding proton-coupled folate transporter-like isoform X2 — protein sequence MVGSADTKSEAEKKASKEKEANFIDANMTWKDRYNFFVENITVEPMLACYIVPSVLASLATQNLNLEKACRVNLGYSPEVCDALTERRTENYTMEEREVQQLVASMGVWKTVLQSALPAFLIMFIGSWSDRWGKRKPCMLFPIVGEFMTVVGLMVCTYFFQELPMEVSGFIEGFFPAITGGWFTMFMGIFSYIGDVTTLDVRTLRIGIVNVFCSLGIPIGLALSGILYKKIGFYGTFSVSAVMYIMAFYYGYKSIKEPKKLDRPTLPNQPCALIRDFFDVKHLLDTFRVAFKKGENKRRKKVMLLMLVVMVVIGPMHGEMSVGYLFTRYRFNWDEVDFSIFSTYSMVTNLIGTSFSVGVFSHVLKFDDAIIGIYSSMSKILSSFVYGFAKTSLVFYLGAIVEILNGTSFIAMRSIASKLVPTDELGKVNSLFGVCEALMPLLYGPMYNATYAATIQAMPGAFYILGGILTVPAVIIFAWMYLQSCREAKESSKLNHEKRNSVVANVILNTAVRETQIVVPIDVSTGNGVTNNKTQENGTIKDSKQNGVIHKVDENIEGAVGDGEGIKNLAFNMEEN from the exons ATGGTCGGGTCTGCCGATACCAAGTCGGAGGCCGAGAAAAAGGCATCAAAAGAAAAAGAAGCCAATTTCATAGACGCTAACATGACTTGGAAAGACcgttataattttttcgttGAAAATATAACAGTAGAACCAATGTTAGCTTGTTATATAGTACCTAGTGTTTTAGCTAGTCTTGCCACTCAGAATTTGAATCTTGAAAAAGCTTGCCGAGTAAATTTAGGCTATTCTCCGGAAGTATGTGATGCATTAACTGAAAGAAGAACAGAAAACTATACAATGGAGGAACGAGAAGTACAGCAATTGGTAGCCAGTATGGGTGTATGGAAAACAGTGCTACAAAGTGCTTTACCGGCGTTCCTTATCATGTTCATTGGATCATGGAGTGATAGATGGGGTAAAAGAAAACCTTGCATGTTGTTTCCCATTGTTGGTGAATTCATGACGGTTGTGGGACTTATGGTATGTACATACTTTTTTCAAGAATTACCCATGGAAGTGAGTGGGTTTATAGAGGGATTTTTCCCAGCTATAACCGGCGGATGGTTCACCATGTTTATGGGTATATTCAGTTATATTGGTGATGTAACAACCCTAGATGTGCGAACGTTAAGAATCGGTATAGTTAATGTATTTTGCTCCCTCGGCATACCAATCGGACTTGCATTAAGTggaattctatataaaaaaatcggtttttacGGTACATTTTCTGTGTCCGCAGTTATGTACATAATGGCATTCTATTACGGCTATAAATCTATCAAGGAACCTAAAAAATTAGACCGGCCCACGTTGCCAAATCAACCTTGTGCTCTTATTCGAGACTTTTTTGACGTAAAGCATCTTCTAGATACTTTTAGAGTTGCTtttaaaaaaggagaaaataaaagaagaaagaagGTGATGCTGCTGATGCTTGTTGTAATGGTAGTTATCGGACCGATGCACg GTGAAATGAGTGTTGGATACCTTTTTACAAGATACAGATTCAATTGGGACGAAGTTGATTTCAGTATATTCTCAACATATAGTATGGTTACGAACTTAATAG GAACTTCATTTTCAGTCGGAGTTTTCAGCCATGTCCTGAAATTTGATGATGCGATTATTGGAATTTACTCATCGATGAGCAAAATACTCTCGAGTTTTGTGTATGGATTTGCAAAGACATCACTAGTCTTCTATTTAG GTGCCATAGTTGAGATTCTAAATGGAACGTCGTTTATTGCGATGCGATCGATAGCTTCGAAATTGGTGCCCACGGATGAACTTG GAAAAGTAAATTCTCTCTTTGGAGTTTGCGAAGCACTAATGCCATTATTGTATGGACCTATGTACAATGCCACTTATGCTGCAACTATCCAAGCTATGCCGggagctttttatattttgggaGGAATTTTAACTGTACCTGCGGTTATAATTTTCGC ttgGATGTATCTTCAGTCTTGTCGTGAAGCCAAGGAATCTTCAAAATTAAATCACGAGAAACGTAACAGTGTAGTTGCAAATGTTATACTGAATACAGCAGTAAGAGAAACTCAAATAGTAGTACCAATCGATGTTTCTACAGGTAATGGTGTGACTAATAATAAAACTCAAGAAAATGGCACGATAAAAGATTCAAAACAAAACGGTGTGATACATAAAGTCGACGAAAATATAGAAGGAGCTGTTGGTGATGGTGAAGGTATCAAAAACCTAGCTTTTAATAtggaagaaaattaa